One window from the genome of Mycolicibacterium gadium encodes:
- a CDS encoding DMT family transporter, whose product MPLGPASALTFFYALGYPVGALAVSVMSPMAVLVFRFSLAAAILATWARFARVNWPTGRTLIHVLISGLLAQGLLFTCLYVALMHGAPAVLGAVIISMNPVVTAVLAAMFLGEALTRTRTVALALGVAAVLASCAGRLIAVGGVDPAVLLILVSLFSVAAGGVYQQKFCSDVDFRATAALQNAACVLPVVALAAVMPWTATDPWKAAGAVAAVVLLNAVLSMTLYVRGINEYGAAAVAMLFAVIPAVAGVLSWVMLGQRPDIGIAVGLVVGAVACSLNARALRQQRQDDPSGDRRGQHRVDPVHDSPVAGQ is encoded by the coding sequence TTTACGCATTGGGCTATCCGGTTGGTGCGCTTGCCGTTTCGGTGATGTCGCCGATGGCTGTGCTGGTGTTCCGGTTCAGTCTGGCCGCGGCGATCCTCGCCACCTGGGCCAGATTTGCCCGGGTGAATTGGCCCACAGGACGGACGCTGATACACGTCCTGATCAGTGGTCTGCTCGCCCAGGGCCTCCTGTTCACCTGCCTGTACGTGGCGCTGATGCACGGTGCACCCGCAGTGCTCGGCGCAGTGATCATCTCGATGAACCCGGTGGTGACGGCGGTACTGGCCGCGATGTTCCTCGGCGAGGCGCTCACCCGGACGCGGACAGTGGCGTTGGCGCTGGGGGTTGCGGCCGTGCTCGCGTCCTGCGCGGGGCGGCTGATCGCGGTCGGCGGGGTCGATCCTGCGGTCCTGCTGATCCTCGTCTCGCTGTTCAGCGTGGCAGCCGGCGGCGTCTACCAGCAGAAATTCTGTTCCGACGTGGACTTCCGGGCGACAGCGGCGCTGCAGAACGCCGCCTGCGTCCTGCCCGTCGTCGCCCTGGCCGCGGTGATGCCGTGGACGGCGACCGATCCGTGGAAGGCGGCAGGCGCCGTCGCGGCCGTGGTGCTGCTGAACGCGGTGCTGTCCATGACGCTCTACGTCCGAGGCATCAACGAATACGGCGCGGCCGCGGTGGCGATGCTGTTCGCCGTGATTCCCGCGGTGGCCGGTGTTCTGTCGTGGGTGATGCTCGGTCAGCGTCCCGACATCGGGATCGCCGTCGGCCTTGTCGTCGGTGCGGTCGCCTGTTCCCTCAACGCCAGGGCTCTACGCCAGCAGCGTCAGGACGATCCATCCGGCGACCGCCGAGGGCAGCATCGCGTCGATCCTGTCCATGATTCCCCCGTGGCCGGGCAATAG
- a CDS encoding phosphatidate cytidylyltransferase, whose protein sequence is MTDQHMTPVAETPVEGPPKKKSRAGRDLPAAIAVGVLLGAIAIGVLLFAPIGWLPVLSVAIPIGMHEVIRRLGEAGYSLPAIPLLVGGLAMIWLTWPLGTAGLLGAYAGTIVVCMVWRLVGRGLNEQPENYLRDMSATILLATWVPLFAGFSALLIFQEDGGIRTFVVILTVVFADIGGYTAGVLFGKHLMAPAISPKKSWEGLGGSLVFGITASVLAVVFLLDKAWWVGIPLGLLLVITGVLGDLVESQVKRDLGIKDMGKLLPGHGGIMDRIDAMLPSAVAGWIVLTLLA, encoded by the coding sequence GTGACCGACCAGCACATGACTCCCGTGGCAGAAACGCCGGTCGAAGGGCCACCCAAGAAGAAGTCCCGGGCCGGCCGCGACCTGCCTGCCGCCATCGCGGTCGGTGTGCTTCTCGGCGCGATCGCGATCGGCGTCTTGTTGTTCGCGCCCATCGGGTGGCTGCCGGTGCTGTCGGTGGCGATCCCGATCGGCATGCACGAGGTCATCCGCCGGCTCGGGGAGGCGGGCTATTCGCTGCCCGCGATCCCGCTGCTCGTCGGTGGCCTGGCGATGATCTGGCTGACGTGGCCGTTAGGGACCGCCGGGCTGCTGGGTGCGTACGCCGGAACGATCGTGGTGTGCATGGTGTGGCGGCTGGTCGGGCGTGGGCTCAACGAGCAGCCGGAGAACTACCTGCGCGACATGTCGGCGACGATCCTGCTGGCGACGTGGGTGCCACTGTTCGCCGGCTTCAGTGCGTTGCTGATCTTCCAGGAAGACGGCGGCATCAGGACGTTCGTGGTGATCCTGACCGTCGTGTTCGCCGACATCGGCGGCTACACCGCGGGCGTGTTGTTCGGCAAGCATCTGATGGCGCCCGCGATCAGCCCGAAGAAGTCCTGGGAGGGGCTGGGCGGCTCGTTGGTGTTCGGCATCACCGCATCCGTCCTGGCGGTGGTGTTCCTGCTCGACAAAGCGTGGTGGGTCGGGATTCCGCTGGGTCTGCTGCTGGTCATCACTGGCGTGCTCGGCGACCTGGTCGAGTCGCAGGTCAAGCGCGATCTCGGCATCAAGGACATGGGCAAGCTATTGCCCGGCCACGGGGGAATCATGGACAGGATCGACGCGATGCTGCCCTCGGCGGTCGCCGGATGGATCGTCCTGACGCTGCTGGCGTAG
- the frr gene encoding ribosome recycling factor, whose protein sequence is MIEETLFDAEEKMEKAVAVARDDLSSIRTGRANPGMFSRVNMDYYGSQTPITQLSSINVPEPRLVVIKPYESNQLRNIEDAIRNSDLGVNPTNDGNVIRVSIPQLTEERRRDLVKQAKAKGEDARVSVRNIRRKAMEELHRIKKDGEAGEDEVSRAEKDLDKVTHTYTNQIDGLVKHKEGELLEV, encoded by the coding sequence GTGATCGAGGAAACCCTCTTCGACGCCGAAGAGAAGATGGAGAAGGCGGTGGCGGTGGCGCGCGACGACCTGTCGTCGATCCGGACCGGGCGCGCCAATCCCGGCATGTTTTCCCGCGTCAACATGGACTACTACGGCTCACAGACGCCGATCACGCAGCTGTCGAGCATCAACGTCCCCGAGCCGCGTCTCGTCGTGATCAAGCCGTACGAGTCCAACCAGCTGCGCAACATCGAGGACGCGATTCGCAACTCGGATCTGGGTGTGAATCCGACCAACGACGGCAATGTCATTCGGGTGTCCATTCCGCAGCTCACCGAGGAGCGTCGTCGTGACCTCGTCAAGCAGGCCAAGGCCAAGGGGGAGGACGCCCGGGTTTCGGTGCGCAACATCCGTCGCAAGGCCATGGAGGAGCTGCACCGCATCAAGAAGGACGGCGAGGCGGGCGAGGACGAGGTGAGCCGGGCCGAGAAGGACCTCGACAAGGTCACCCACACCTACACGAACCAGATCGACGGACTGGTCAAGCACAAAGAAGGCGAGTTGCTGGAGGTCTAG
- the pyrH gene encoding UMP kinase: protein MAEPASQPTSPNGADPVSSGDKSLRPGYSRVLLKLGGEMFGGGQVGLDPDVVQQVAQQIAEVVRSGVQVAVVIGGGNFFRGAQLQQRGMERTRSDYMGMLGTVMNSLALQDFLEKQGIQTRVQTAITMGQVAEPYIPLRARRHLEKGRVVIFGAGMGLPYFSTDTTAAQRALEIGAEVVLMAKAVDGVFTADPRLHPDAELLTAISHREVIDRGLAVADATAFSLCMDNGMPILVFNLLTDGNIARAVAGEKIGTLVTT from the coding sequence ATGGCAGAGCCAGCCAGCCAGCCAACCAGCCCCAACGGTGCCGACCCTGTTTCCTCCGGCGATAAGTCGCTGCGGCCGGGGTACTCCCGCGTGCTGCTCAAGCTCGGCGGCGAGATGTTCGGTGGCGGTCAAGTGGGCCTGGACCCCGACGTCGTCCAGCAGGTGGCTCAACAGATAGCCGAAGTCGTCCGCAGCGGTGTGCAGGTCGCCGTCGTCATCGGTGGCGGCAACTTCTTCCGTGGTGCGCAGCTACAGCAGCGCGGCATGGAGCGAACCCGTAGCGACTACATGGGCATGCTCGGCACCGTGATGAACAGCCTCGCGCTGCAGGACTTCCTGGAGAAGCAGGGCATCCAGACCCGCGTTCAGACCGCGATCACGATGGGTCAGGTCGCCGAGCCGTACATTCCGCTGCGCGCCCGCAGGCACCTGGAGAAGGGCCGCGTGGTCATCTTCGGGGCCGGCATGGGGCTGCCGTACTTCTCGACGGACACGACCGCCGCGCAACGAGCGTTGGAGATCGGCGCCGAGGTGGTGCTGATGGCCAAGGCGGTCGACGGGGTCTTCACCGCCGACCCGAGATTGCACCCCGACGCCGAGTTGCTGACCGCGATCAGCCACCGCGAAGTCATCGACCGCGGTCTGGCGGTCGCCGACGCGACCGCGTTCAGCCTGTGCATGGACAATGGCATGCCGATCCTGGTGTTCAACCTGCTCACCGACGGCAATATCGCGCGTGCCGTCGCAGGTGAGAAGATCGGAACACTGGTCACCACCTAA